The following coding sequences lie in one Caproicibacterium argilliputei genomic window:
- the rnhA gene encoding ribonuclease HI, with amino-acid sequence MKQLAIFTDGACSGNPGPGGWGAVLRYGKAEKELAGGEAETTNNRMELTAVIESLVCLKEPCAVTLTTDSRYVCDAVNKGWVRSWQRRGWKKADGKPALNRDLWERLLVQLERHQVTFVWVKGHAGHPENERCDQLAVAQWTRLKSKKNE; translated from the coding sequence ATGAAACAACTTGCAATCTTTACGGACGGTGCCTGCTCCGGCAACCCCGGCCCAGGCGGCTGGGGCGCGGTGCTGCGCTATGGAAAGGCAGAAAAGGAGCTTGCCGGCGGAGAGGCAGAAACCACCAACAATCGCATGGAACTGACCGCCGTAATTGAATCACTCGTGTGCCTGAAAGAGCCCTGCGCCGTCACGCTGACCACAGACAGCCGCTATGTCTGCGATGCGGTGAACAAAGGCTGGGTGCGTTCGTGGCAGCGCCGCGGCTGGAAAAAGGCAGACGGCAAGCCCGCCCTGAACCGTGACCTTTGGGAGCGCCTGCTGGTACAGCTGGAGCGTCATCAAGTGACCTTCGTTTGGGTCAAAGGCCATGCCGGCCACCCGGAAAACGAACGCTGTGACCAGCTGGCCGTGGCGCAGTGGACACGCCTGAAAAGCAAGAAAAACGAATGA
- a CDS encoding cysteine desulfurase family protein, whose protein sequence is MQKLVYADNAATTPLSAAARKAMLPWLENAFGNPSALYAPGHAARKAVEQARDAIADCLGCSSEEIYFTSCGTESDNWAVKGMALQQAKIGKKHLVTSAFEHHAVLHACKALEPYGFSVTCLPVSTTGFITPEALEAALTPDTALVSIMTANNELGTVQPVSELAAVCRKHGVLFHTDAVQAVGHLPLSVHRQGIDLLSLSAHKFGGPKGTGVLYVRRGLHPVPLLDGGAQEQGSRGGTENVAGIVGMAAALQERTASLQADAARIRTLRDRLEAGLCSAIPDCRRNGGAERLPGHLNLLFKGIEGESLLLLLDREGICASSGSACTAGSTDPSHVLLAIGLTREQARSSVRFSLGVETTDADVERMLQVVTDAVKRLRNFQPF, encoded by the coding sequence ATGCAAAAACTTGTGTATGCAGACAATGCTGCCACCACCCCGCTTTCCGCGGCGGCGCGAAAGGCTATGCTGCCTTGGCTGGAAAACGCGTTCGGAAATCCGTCTGCGCTTTACGCGCCCGGCCACGCCGCGCGTAAAGCTGTAGAGCAGGCGCGCGACGCCATTGCCGACTGCCTTGGCTGCAGCTCGGAAGAAATCTACTTTACATCCTGCGGCACCGAAAGCGACAACTGGGCAGTCAAGGGAATGGCGCTGCAACAGGCGAAAATCGGCAAAAAGCACCTTGTAACTTCCGCCTTTGAGCACCATGCAGTGCTGCACGCCTGTAAAGCCTTGGAACCTTACGGATTTTCCGTCACCTGCCTGCCGGTCAGCACTACCGGATTCATAACACCCGAAGCACTGGAAGCTGCCCTTACTCCCGACACCGCACTGGTAAGTATCATGACTGCCAACAACGAACTAGGCACCGTTCAGCCGGTATCGGAATTGGCGGCAGTCTGCAGGAAACACGGCGTTCTGTTTCATACCGACGCTGTCCAAGCGGTGGGGCACCTGCCGCTTTCCGTTCACCGACAAGGAATTGACCTGCTCTCCCTTTCTGCACACAAATTCGGTGGGCCGAAAGGCACCGGCGTACTTTATGTGCGCCGCGGGCTGCACCCCGTACCGCTGCTAGACGGCGGTGCACAGGAGCAGGGCAGCCGCGGCGGTACGGAAAACGTCGCCGGCATTGTCGGCATGGCCGCCGCTCTGCAGGAGCGTACCGCTTCCCTGCAAGCTGACGCCGCCCGGATTCGTACCCTGCGCGACCGTTTGGAAGCCGGTCTGTGCAGTGCCATCCCCGACTGCCGCCGCAACGGCGGTGCGGAGCGCCTGCCGGGACACTTGAATCTGCTGTTTAAGGGCATTGAGGGAGAGTCGCTGCTGCTGTTGCTGGACCGCGAGGGCATCTGCGCCTCTTCCGGCTCCGCCTGCACCGCCGGCAGTACAGACCCCAGCCATGTTCTGCTGGCGATTGGACTAACCCGAGAGCAGGCACGCAGTTCTGTGCGCTTTTCGCTCGGTGTGGAAACCACAGATGCAGACGTAGAACGAATGCTGCAGGTCGTTACGGACGCGGTAAAGCGGCTGCGCAATTTTCAGCCGTTCTAA
- a CDS encoding L,D-transpeptidase, producing MTKKKKRYRAVCLVASLAAVGAASAAALPAYAAENPAVVPQTYLMQSQTAAGKGTSAATVTEDQTAAFTLSRSTLFFGEPGVQETFIVKAAQSTAVSVAAADSSVAQVQQGEWDAQIGGFVCTVTAKAAGQTVLTVTSGAEKQEIAVTVQTRAVGDAVSVALDTTAPYTFQGIGKQYKVLIQTAPNVVPQCASTDTSVMTASQPVWSAAQNGYLCTLTSAGEGEAALTVQAGGTKKVLQTSVVIPPVKVWSDTASYQFYSPGQSYTLLLRTTPQTKPTVAVSDAAVVTAAEPVWNASVGGYLCQLTAGGEGSASVTVTAGKTVKTIPVQVAYKPVMITRDTYSYTFRTVGQQYTMFVATATNVRPQVLSSNEKIVKVTNMVWDAKRKGYFCTMQAAENAGKATVSITAGSTTVTVPVTVTLNAETVHLDTSSYQFHYRNQSYQMLAQFSAGAVPVVTVSNPAAVSLQVRSAGADTYLYVLTAKANGEADVLVRAGSTEAKMHASVDFQPISIRSDPASCSFTAVGQSRVVTFYTSYNLAPQFSTSNSYVAAVQNLGWNASVQGYQCRVTATGEGSAAVTAKIAGATSKNVSVSVVYPVQSLMLQRAQRYSSRTGYLLLVDTKDHRVGVYTGRQSHWKQLYSWQCADGAAGTPTVKGEFAVQARGYYFDSGVVRCFYYTQFHNGYLFHSVLYQQTPTPTALADGRVGVALSHGCVRLQLANAKWINQHIPTNTKVVIY from the coding sequence ATGACGAAAAAGAAGAAAAGATACCGCGCAGTCTGTCTGGTTGCTTCCTTGGCAGCAGTCGGCGCTGCGTCTGCAGCCGCCCTGCCCGCATATGCGGCAGAAAATCCAGCTGTTGTGCCGCAGACTTACCTTATGCAGAGCCAGACTGCGGCGGGCAAAGGCACTTCTGCCGCGACTGTTACGGAGGACCAAACCGCTGCGTTTACGCTGAGCCGCAGCACGCTGTTTTTCGGTGAGCCCGGCGTGCAGGAGACCTTTATCGTAAAAGCTGCGCAGAGTACGGCAGTTTCCGTTGCTGCTGCGGATTCCTCTGTTGCGCAGGTGCAGCAGGGAGAGTGGGACGCTCAGATTGGCGGCTTTGTCTGCACGGTCACGGCAAAGGCTGCCGGGCAAACCGTCCTTACTGTCACGTCCGGCGCGGAGAAGCAGGAAATCGCCGTTACTGTGCAGACAAGGGCAGTGGGCGATGCGGTTTCTGTGGCCCTGGATACAACTGCTCCCTACACGTTTCAGGGAATCGGCAAGCAGTACAAGGTGCTGATTCAAACAGCACCGAATGTGGTGCCGCAGTGTGCCAGCACGGATACTTCCGTGATGACTGCTTCGCAGCCGGTTTGGAGCGCCGCACAGAACGGCTACCTCTGTACGCTGACTTCTGCCGGTGAGGGAGAAGCGGCACTGACTGTGCAGGCAGGTGGTACCAAGAAGGTGCTGCAAACCTCCGTGGTGATTCCGCCAGTGAAGGTGTGGTCAGACACCGCCTCCTACCAATTCTATTCCCCCGGACAGTCGTATACGCTGCTGCTGCGTACGACACCGCAGACCAAACCCACAGTCGCCGTCAGCGACGCTGCAGTGGTAACCGCGGCAGAGCCGGTTTGGAACGCGAGTGTCGGCGGCTATCTCTGCCAGCTGACAGCCGGCGGGGAGGGAAGCGCCTCTGTCACGGTGACAGCCGGGAAAACCGTAAAGACGATTCCGGTTCAGGTTGCCTACAAGCCGGTCATGATTACGCGCGATACATATTCCTATACTTTCCGCACGGTCGGACAGCAGTACACCATGTTTGTCGCAACCGCGACCAACGTACGCCCACAGGTGCTGTCTTCCAATGAAAAAATCGTCAAGGTTACCAACATGGTTTGGGACGCAAAGCGCAAGGGCTACTTCTGCACCATGCAGGCAGCTGAAAATGCCGGCAAAGCAACGGTTTCCATTACGGCGGGCAGCACAACGGTGACTGTTCCGGTGACCGTGACGCTGAATGCGGAAACGGTGCATCTGGACACTTCCAGCTACCAGTTTCATTACCGGAATCAGTCCTACCAAATGCTAGCGCAGTTCTCTGCCGGAGCGGTTCCGGTCGTGACGGTTTCCAATCCGGCGGCGGTGTCGCTGCAGGTGCGTTCGGCAGGCGCCGACACGTACCTGTATGTGCTGACAGCGAAAGCAAACGGCGAGGCGGATGTTCTGGTGCGTGCGGGCAGTACAGAAGCTAAAATGCACGCTTCCGTGGACTTTCAGCCCATCAGCATTCGTTCGGATCCGGCAAGCTGCAGCTTTACCGCCGTCGGGCAGAGTCGGGTGGTCACGTTCTATACTTCCTACAACCTTGCCCCGCAGTTCAGCACTTCTAACAGCTATGTGGCGGCGGTGCAGAATCTTGGCTGGAACGCTTCCGTACAGGGGTATCAGTGCCGGGTTACCGCAACGGGGGAAGGCTCCGCCGCTGTCACAGCGAAAATTGCGGGTGCCACCAGCAAAAACGTCAGTGTTTCGGTTGTTTATCCGGTGCAGTCATTGATGCTGCAGCGGGCGCAGCGTTACAGCAGCCGCACCGGTTACCTGCTGCTGGTGGATACCAAAGATCACCGCGTCGGGGTTTATACCGGACGGCAGAGCCACTGGAAGCAGCTGTACAGCTGGCAGTGCGCGGACGGCGCGGCGGGAACGCCGACCGTAAAAGGCGAGTTTGCTGTACAGGCACGCGGATACTACTTTGATTCCGGGGTTGTCCGGTGCTTCTATTACACACAGTTCCATAACGGTTATCTGTTCCACTCTGTGCTGTATCAACAGACCCCTACACCGACAGCGCTTGCGGACGGCCGTGTCGGCGTTGCTTTGTCACACGGCTGTGTGCGGCTGCAGCTTGCAAACGCAAAATGGATCAACCAGCATATCCCAACGAATACCAAAGTCGTCATTTACTAA